A stretch of the Ptychodera flava strain L36383 chromosome 18, AS_Pfla_20210202, whole genome shotgun sequence genome encodes the following:
- the LOC139117274 gene encoding peroxisomal trans-2-enoyl-CoA reductase-like: protein MAASATGKVCSVFKSGLFRDSVAIVTGGGTGIGRAITRELLHLGCKVVIASRKAERLHQAADEMRSELGEGSTADIKAIQCNIREEDQVKTLISYTLDTFGRIDCLVNNGGGQFMSPAKDITTKGWNAVINTNLTGTFQMCREVYNRWMRDNGGSIVNITVDNWNGFPQFVHTGAARAGVVNMSKTLALEWAKDGIRINNVAAGTIYSETAAANYGEHNIFVQCLPDMPTKRLGTVEEIAAAVCFLLSPAAAFINGETLKVDGAASLYGRQVFRIPDHEKSKPYTWGKSRAPTLKDYYDDKASKSKL from the exons ATGGCAGCGTCAGCAACCGGCAAAGTTTGCAGCGTTTTTAAGTCGGGTTTGTTCAGGGACTCGGTGGCAATTGTTACTGGAGGCGGTACCGGTATTGGTAGAGCTATAACTCGGGAATTGCTTCATTTAG GATGTAAGGTTGTCATAGCTTCAAGAAAAGCTGAGAGGCTTCATCAAGCAGCTGATGAGATGCGTAGTGAACTTGGAGAAGGCAGTACGGCAGACATCAAAGCAATACAGTGTAATATAAGGGAAGAAGACCAG GTCAAGACCTTGATATCCTATACATTAGACACATTTGGTAGAATAGACTGTTTGGTCAACAATGGAGGTGGTCAGTTTATGTCCCCGGCTAAAGACATTACAACCAAAGGCTGGAATGCGGTCATTAACACCAATCTGACAGGAACATTCCAGATGTGCAGGGAAG TCTACAATAGATGGATGAGAGACAATGGAGGAAGCATTGTAAACATTACTGTGGACAACTGGAATGGATTCCCGCAATTTGT ACACACTGGTGCTGCCAGAGCTGGAGTTGTGAATATGAGCAAAACTTTAGCATTAGAATGGGCAAAAGATGGTATCCGCATCAACAATGTGGCAGCA GGCACTATTTATTCAGAAACAGCTGCTGCTAACTATGGAGAGCACAATATCTTTGTTCAGTGCTTACCTGATATGCCTACCAAACGATTAGGAACAGTTGAAGAG ATTGCTGCAGCAGTTTGTTTCCTCCTGTCCCCGGCAGCTGCTTTCATAAATGGAGAGACACTAAAGGTGGATGGAGCAGCCAGTCTCTACGGACGTCAAGTATTTCGAATCCCAG ATCATGAAAAATCCAAGCCATATACATGGGGGAAGTCCAGAGCACCAACTCTTAAGGATTACTATGACGACAAAGCATCAAAATCAAagctttga